Below is a genomic region from Kribbella qitaiheensis.
CCTGCCGCGCGACGCCGTGACAGGCGTGCACCTGCACGCTGCGGTCGTCCGCAGCCAGGTGGCGACCTTCGGAAGCGATGAGGTTGCCGCGCAGGTCGTGCTGCAGCCAGCCGAGAAGTGTGTCGGGTGCTGTTGGAGAAGGAATGTGTCGATCAGTTGCCGGCGCAGTGGCGAGAGCTAGCTGCAGCTCACGACTGTCCCGCCCGAGCGTGGCCAGGAGCGGGTGGTCGGCCTGCTGATAGCTCGTGTCGGCGGCCCGGTCGCCTGCGGCAGTACCGACGGAGCTCAGACGTTCCCAGAGCGCGTTGCTGGGATGGGGGAGCCAGAGGTGTACGTCGCGGTGCTCGGCCACGGCGGTGAGCAACTCGATCTCGGTGGCCGGGAGCCGGGTGTGTCCGAACAGCGAGAGTCGCGTCGGGAGCTCGAGGGACTCAGGCTGATCGCGAAGCCGGGCGAGAGTGTCGGTGTGGCGAGTGTTCGGCGGCGGAGCGTCTGTTCGGCCGACCAATCGGCGCCAGAGCTCGGGTTGCCAGGCCAGGTCGTTGTCGAGTGCATCGCCACGGCCGTCGGTGTCGCGACCTGCGCTCCAGTCCGCGAGGAGGGTAGGCCGCTGGACGGCGTACGAGGCGAAGAGGCGTGCCAGCCGCGCCGCCACGGCGTACCGGCGGCCTTGCCGTAGTTCGGCCTCGGCGCCGGTGTCGAAGTGCCCGAGATGCCTGGCCACTGGCTCGCACCAGGCGTCGTCGAGAGAGCTGTCGAGCACGGCCAGCAGCGGCCAAGCCATCGCGTCAGCGGCCCACGGGTCGTCATCGGCGAGGCCCAGTACCGCGGATACGAGCGAGCGCGGTGTCGTGAACCGGACCCCTGCGCACACCCCGTCGCCTTGGCCTGGAGCGGCGCCCAAGCGATGGGCGAGTCGCTGCGAGAGCCAGCGCTCAACGCCTTTGGCCGGCACCACCACGAGTTCCTCGGCGAACGGATCGGCAAGAGGTACGGCGAGCAGATCACCCAGCCCGTCGGCAAGCACATCCGTGCGCTCGGCGCGGTGCAGGAACAGAGTCACTGAGGCAGCATGCCACGTACCGCCGCACCCTCACGCCAGACTCGACACCTCGCAGCAGAGCAGTCAGCTCAGTGCGGCGGCCTTGCGTAGCAGGACTGAGCGTTCGCGGTGGTTCGCGCACAGCCGGGCCGCCAGTTCCAGCTCGGCACGCGCTTCCGGTCGCCGGCCGAGCCGGGCCAGCAGTTCACCGCGTACGGTCGGAACCAGATGCGAACCGGGGAGCCGGTCCAGGGCGATCAGCTCGTCCACGATGGCCAGGGCTTGCGCCGGGCCCGAGGCCATCGCCACGGCGACGGCCCGGTTGAGCTCGACCACCGGCGAGGGCGCGACCCGGCCGAGCGCCTCGTAGAGCACCACGATCTGGTCCCAGTCGGTCGCCTCGACGGAGGGCGCCGACGCGTGGACGGCGGCGATCGCGGCCTGCAGTCCGTACGGGCCGAGGCCGCGGGGCGATGCCTTGGCCAGCGCGGCCAGCCCACGCTGGATCGCCGAGAAGTCCCACCGCTGCCGGTCCTGGTCCTGGAGCAGGACCGGCGCACCGTCCTGGCCTGTCCGGGCCGGGAACCGGGCGACAGTCAGCTCGCACAACGCGAGCAGGCCGTGCACCTCGGGTTCGTCGGGTTGCAGCGCGGCCAGCGTGCGGGCCGGCCGGATCGCCTCGTACGCGACGTCGGGGCGCAGCAGCCGGTCGCCAGACGTGGCCGTCGACCCTTCGGTGAAGATCACGTAGAGGACGCTGAGTACGCCGCCCAGTCGCTCCCGGCGCTCGCCGGCCGGCGGTAGCTCGAACGGCACGCCGGCTGCCGCGATCGTCTTCTTGGCCCGGGTGATGCGGGCCTGCACGGTCGGCACGGGGACGAGGAACGCACGGGCGATCTCCTCGCTGGACAGGCCGGCGACCACGCGCAGGGTCAGCGGTTTGCGGATCACGCCCTGCATCACGGCCGCGGAGACGGCGAGCGCAGTACCGACCAGCCAGCACGGCAGCACGCGTGGCAGTTGGAAGTCGAGCACGATCTGCGCGGCCTGCTCACCGGTCTGCCCGTCAGGAGTGCCGGCCCGGCCGCGGCCACCCAGGTGACCCGCTGCCGGCTGGTCAGTGCGCCGCTCCTGCCCGCCCCGTAGGTGTCCGAGGAGGGACACGCACCTGCATGATCACCGTGCTCGCCGAGCTCGGCGAACTCCTCGTCAAGCTCAGCTAGCCCGTCCTCGAGAGGCCGTCGATTTCGGGCATGTGGGTCTCGGCCCATTCGCGGAGGGCGGCCAGCGGTTCGTCGAGGCTGTGGCCTAGTGGGGTGAGTGAGTAGTGGACGGCCGGAGGAACGCTTGGTTCGACGCGGCGGGCGACGAGGTGGTCGTCTTCGAGACCGCGCAAGGTCTGGGTGAGCATTTTCGCCGAGACGCCCGGCGTACGGCGCTTGAGATCGG
It encodes:
- a CDS encoding winged helix-turn-helix transcriptional regulator, which produces MEDRTSSTPGHSQVTAPRGDLFSPECPTRRLLDRIGTKWVAMIVKTLAETGELRYADLKRRTPGVSAKMLTQTLRGLEDDHLVARRVEPSVPPAVHYSLTPLGHSLDEPLAALREWAETHMPEIDGLSRTG
- a CDS encoding RNA polymerase sigma factor, which codes for MSLLGHLRGGQERRTDQPAAGHLGGRGRAGTPDGQTGEQAAQIVLDFQLPRVLPCWLVGTALAVSAAVMQGVIRKPLTLRVVAGLSSEEIARAFLVPVPTVQARITRAKKTIAAAGVPFELPPAGERRERLGGVLSVLYVIFTEGSTATSGDRLLRPDVAYEAIRPARTLAALQPDEPEVHGLLALCELTVARFPARTGQDGAPVLLQDQDRQRWDFSAIQRGLAALAKASPRGLGPYGLQAAIAAVHASAPSVEATDWDQIVVLYEALGRVAPSPVVELNRAVAVAMASGPAQALAIVDELIALDRLPGSHLVPTVRGELLARLGRRPEARAELELAARLCANHRERSVLLRKAAALS